Proteins encoded together in one Nostoc sp. PCC 7524 window:
- a CDS encoding (2Fe-2S) ferredoxin domain-containing protein — protein sequence MSEFNCWVTPVNEVVKEDLATGGFIEYEYFDCGSDVLASLVYTLFEQNWQQVGIAHIVQGSVLELEFNAPPKLCILYDGYLTVAAEGWHLHLCIDTNFGGPLCKTPVEVRKQRLVSRAAFYRRFNTEGNPRSWGIQFWNGANEQLMTILLPNPLVDGENLLPEGKPNLDKLALYQDLRDIYVLGKKPIPFSKNPLKHSYISVCTSTRCLPSRKWQPTFDALKSAVENAGLDIEVRTSGCLEVCQLGPVVFYSNDRTWYTRVNPNVAENIVNEHLIKGNKITENLYPPQTP from the coding sequence ATGAGTGAGTTTAATTGTTGGGTGACACCAGTTAATGAGGTAGTTAAGGAAGATTTAGCTACGGGGGGGTTTATTGAGTATGAATATTTTGATTGTGGGAGTGATGTTTTAGCATCGTTAGTTTATACTTTGTTTGAACAAAATTGGCAGCAGGTTGGGATTGCTCATATTGTTCAAGGTAGTGTTTTGGAGTTGGAATTTAATGCACCGCCAAAGCTTTGTATTCTCTATGATGGCTATTTGACGGTGGCTGCTGAGGGTTGGCATTTACATTTATGTATTGATACTAATTTTGGTGGGCCTTTGTGTAAAACTCCTGTGGAAGTGAGGAAGCAACGGTTAGTTTCCCGTGCGGCTTTTTATCGGCGGTTTAATACAGAAGGAAATCCTAGAAGTTGGGGGATTCAGTTTTGGAATGGTGCGAATGAACAATTGATGACGATTTTATTACCTAATCCTTTGGTAGATGGAGAAAATTTATTACCGGAGGGTAAACCAAATCTAGATAAGTTAGCTCTTTATCAAGATTTGCGAGATATTTATGTATTAGGTAAAAAACCCATACCCTTTAGCAAAAATCCTCTCAAACATTCCTATATTTCCGTTTGTACCTCTACACGCTGTCTACCTTCCCGCAAATGGCAACCTACATTTGATGCTTTAAAATCAGCAGTAGAAAATGCAGGTTTAGACATCGAAGTCAGAACATCTGGCTGTTTAGAAGTATGTCAACTCGGCCCAGTTGTTTTTTATTCCAATGATAGAACTTGGTACACTCGCGTTAACCCCAACGTTGCCGAAAATATCGTCAACGAACACCTCATTAAAGGTAACAAAATCACCGAAAACCTCTACCCACCCCAAACCCCCTAA
- a CDS encoding ABC transporter substrate-binding protein: MKLVKLPHQKPIIFLCQLCLIATLIISCNHTTIHTSTNTCTTNYNPNQDYFPNKIKITHARGLAVEYHKHYKVVTIKNPWQNAKTQFQYVLVQCGTPTPQGFKQAQVITVPINSIVSLSTTHLPHLAKLGVVDKLIGVSNINQVNTPEVVEKIKTGNITQVGNNSNVDIERLLALNPDLVTTFGTGNSQTDSYSKLTEAGLKVGINAEYMEDTPLGRSEWLKFTALFFNQEAKAEKIFNQIANRYTEIAAKAQAVKNRPSVFVGFNFKGTWFMPGGNSYVAKYLADAGGNYLWSDDKSNGSLPLSFEVVLERAANADYWLNFSQGWQSMKDLIADDNRYGDFQAVKIGNLYNNNGRVNANGGNDYWEGGISNPDIVLADLIKILHPEILPKHQLFYYRKFSK, translated from the coding sequence ATGAAATTGGTAAAACTCCCACACCAAAAACCAATTATTTTCCTTTGTCAATTATGCCTCATAGCCACCCTGATCATCTCCTGTAATCACACCACAATTCACACATCAACTAACACCTGTACCACCAACTATAACCCCAACCAAGATTACTTCCCCAATAAAATCAAAATCACCCACGCCAGAGGTTTGGCGGTAGAATATCACAAACATTACAAAGTAGTCACCATTAAAAACCCTTGGCAAAATGCTAAAACCCAGTTTCAATATGTTTTAGTCCAATGCGGAACTCCTACACCCCAAGGATTTAAGCAAGCACAAGTAATTACAGTTCCCATTAACTCTATAGTTTCTCTATCAACTACACATTTACCCCACTTAGCTAAATTAGGTGTAGTTGATAAATTAATTGGAGTGAGTAATATTAACCAAGTCAATACACCTGAAGTAGTTGAGAAAATTAAAACCGGAAATATTACCCAAGTCGGCAATAATTCCAATGTAGACATAGAAAGGTTATTAGCATTAAATCCCGATTTAGTAACAACCTTCGGGACAGGTAATTCCCAAACTGATAGTTATAGCAAACTCACAGAAGCGGGGTTAAAGGTGGGGATAAATGCTGAGTATATGGAAGATACACCTTTGGGGAGAAGTGAATGGTTAAAATTTACGGCTTTGTTTTTTAATCAAGAAGCCAAAGCAGAAAAGATATTTAATCAAATTGCGAATAGATATACAGAAATAGCTGCAAAAGCTCAAGCTGTGAAAAACCGTCCGAGTGTATTTGTTGGCTTTAACTTTAAAGGTACTTGGTTTATGCCAGGTGGTAATAGTTACGTAGCGAAATATCTGGCTGATGCTGGAGGAAATTATCTTTGGAGTGATGATAAATCTAATGGTAGTTTACCGCTTTCTTTTGAAGTGGTTTTAGAACGTGCTGCTAATGCTGATTATTGGTTGAATTTTAGCCAAGGTTGGCAAAGTATGAAGGATTTAATTGCAGATGATAACCGCTATGGTGATTTTCAAGCTGTGAAAATAGGCAATCTTTATAATAACAATGGGCGTGTAAATGCGAATGGTGGTAATGATTACTGGGAAGGGGGAATTAGTAACCCTGATATTGTGCTTGCAGATTTAATTAAAATCCTGCATCCCGAAATATTACCGAAGCATCAGTTGTTTTACTATCGTAAATTTAGCAAATAA
- a CDS encoding iron ABC transporter permease translates to MLLKYLPPNLLILFKSTSIRTLVFLLLIIGLVLAFLLDLTLGSVSIPIQEVINILLGQEPEKATWANIILKFRLPKALTATLAGAALGVSGLQMQTLFKNPLAGPFVLGISSGASLGVALVVLTASLTTPTLLNDLGIITDFGLVIAASLGAASVLGVMLVVARRVQETMTLLILGLLFGYATSAIVSILLQFSSKERIQSYIMWTFGSFAGVTWKQLIVLIPVIVCSLLVAVLQSKSLNALLLGEAYARSLGLTVKKARFSIIGSASILAGGITAFCGPIAFLGVAIPHLCRSLFMSSDHRILIPGVMIMGGILALVADLFSQMAVSQMVLPLNAITALIGTPVVSWVILRRK, encoded by the coding sequence ATGTTACTTAAATACCTACCGCCTAATTTATTAATACTTTTTAAATCTACTTCTATCAGAACTTTAGTATTTTTACTGTTAATTATCGGTTTGGTTTTGGCATTTTTACTAGATTTGACTTTAGGTTCTGTTTCTATTCCTATTCAGGAAGTTATCAATATTTTACTGGGACAAGAACCAGAAAAAGCAACTTGGGCGAATATTATTCTCAAATTTAGACTTCCGAAAGCTTTGACTGCAACTTTAGCGGGTGCGGCTTTGGGTGTGAGTGGGTTGCAAATGCAAACTCTGTTTAAAAATCCCTTGGCGGGGCCTTTTGTGTTAGGAATTAGTTCTGGTGCAAGTTTGGGTGTAGCTTTGGTGGTGTTAACTGCAAGTCTAACTACACCAACTTTATTAAATGATTTGGGAATTATTACTGATTTTGGGTTGGTGATAGCTGCTAGTCTTGGTGCGGCTTCGGTTTTGGGTGTGATGTTAGTGGTGGCGCGTCGGGTACAAGAGACGATGACGCTGCTAATTTTGGGTTTGTTGTTTGGTTATGCTACGAGTGCAATTGTCAGTATTTTATTGCAATTTAGCTCTAAAGAACGGATTCAAAGTTATATTATGTGGACTTTTGGTAGCTTCGCTGGGGTGACTTGGAAACAGTTAATTGTGTTGATTCCGGTGATAGTTTGCAGTTTATTGGTAGCGGTATTGCAATCGAAATCTTTGAATGCGCTGTTGTTGGGGGAAGCTTACGCGCGTAGTTTGGGTTTAACGGTGAAGAAAGCTAGGTTTTCTATTATTGGTAGTGCTTCTATTTTAGCTGGTGGAATTACGGCTTTTTGCGGGCCGATCGCATTTTTGGGTGTGGCTATTCCTCATTTGTGTCGCAGTCTGTTTATGAGTTCTGATCATCGGATTTTAATCCCTGGTGTGATGATTATGGGGGGAATATTGGCTTTGGTGGCTGATTTATTTTCCCAAATGGCGGTGAGTCAGATGGTTTTACCGTTGAATGCTATTACGGCTTTGATAGGAACTCCTGTGGTTAGTTGGGTGATTTTGAGGCGGAAGTAA
- a CDS encoding ABC transporter ATP-binding protein encodes MILRTQDLCIGYKSGKGLRCVAKDISVCLEAGELVCLLGPNGAGKSTLLRSLAGMQPPLAGEVRFLDDDIYKLAPQDLAKRLSLVLTERVDVGMLSAYTLVSLGRHPYTDWWGSLTPEDEAIIHWAIKSVGALHLAARQVSELSDGERQKIMIARALAQSPMVMLLDEPTAFLDLPRRVEIMQLLRQLARETHQAILLSTHDLDLALRLADQVWLLTSEGILQVGAPEDLVLSGAFADTFRSEGVEFDMLSGEFHLHTPVQGEVHVVGDDIASMWTIRALKRAGFQVVKSNSDLPISIEIISNTKQLLWKITNNQTVNIYNSLYDLIKVLN; translated from the coding sequence ATGATTTTGAGGACTCAGGATTTATGTATTGGTTATAAGTCGGGGAAGGGGTTGCGGTGTGTGGCGAAGGATATTTCTGTTTGTCTGGAAGCTGGGGAATTGGTGTGTTTATTGGGGCCGAATGGTGCGGGTAAGTCTACCTTACTGCGATCGCTTGCGGGAATGCAACCACCTCTAGCGGGTGAGGTGCGGTTTTTGGATGATGATATCTATAAATTAGCACCACAGGACTTAGCCAAGCGGTTGAGTTTGGTGCTGACGGAAAGGGTGGATGTGGGAATGTTATCAGCCTATACTCTGGTGAGTTTGGGACGACATCCTTACACCGACTGGTGGGGAAGCTTAACGCCTGAAGATGAAGCAATTATACATTGGGCGATCAAATCTGTAGGTGCGCTACATTTAGCTGCGCGTCAAGTTAGCGAACTCAGTGATGGTGAACGTCAAAAGATTATGATTGCGCGTGCTTTGGCGCAGTCGCCGATGGTGATGTTATTGGATGAACCTACGGCTTTTTTAGATTTACCACGACGGGTAGAAATTATGCAATTGTTGCGTCAGTTAGCACGGGAAACTCACCAAGCAATTTTACTGTCTACCCATGATTTAGATTTAGCTTTGCGGCTGGCTGACCAAGTTTGGCTGTTAACATCTGAGGGTATTTTACAGGTTGGCGCACCAGAAGATTTGGTATTAAGTGGTGCATTTGCTGATACCTTCCGCAGTGAAGGTGTGGAGTTTGATATGCTTTCTGGTGAGTTTCATTTACATACCCCAGTCCAGGGAGAAGTTCATGTCGTCGGAGATGATATTGCTTCGATGTGGACTATTCGTGCTTTAAAACGTGCAGGATTTCAAGTCGTTAAAAGTAACAGTGACTTACCGATTTCAATAGAAATAATATCAAATACAAAACAATTATTGTGGAAAATTACCAATAACCAAACCGTAAATATTTATAATTCGCTCTACGATTTGATTAAAGTTTTAAACTGA
- a CDS encoding ABC transporter ATP-binding protein, which produces MVAVVKLIETVNLSFTHIGKTQPTIQDINLELSAGEIVFLGGATGSGKSTLLNCLAGISPHHIGGNLTGDILYENNSILELSVRERSQYIGTILQNVETQIFTDKVIEEIIFGLENLSISPEIISQLAHQKLQEFGLLPQGNWLINQLSAGQKQRLIIACVLAMNQPVLLLDEPFAYLDRAGSELLKQLLVERSHQGQAVLLIEHRRDLVTDICDRAYYFDNGKLKSEIPPTFFPDISVSESPTLSNIILQTHQLSWGGYPQFPDLQLHSGEILLLQGENGCGKTTLLKLLSGLIKPTTGNIEICGQSILKKSVVQIAKNIGFVLQNPNHQLFAETVYQEVIQPNVSLQIAEELLENLNLKALSQSHPQSLSQGQKRRLALAAVLARMPKICLLDEITVGQDPKSLALMLQVLINFTQKAGALILTSHDPQVAKYLQAKTCQLFPFHPLKKCL; this is translated from the coding sequence ATGGTTGCAGTGGTGAAGTTAATAGAAACTGTAAATCTCAGTTTTACTCACATCGGTAAAACTCAACCCACTATACAAGATATAAATTTAGAATTGTCTGCGGGGGAAATCGTCTTTTTAGGGGGTGCTACGGGTAGCGGTAAAAGTACACTCCTCAATTGTTTAGCGGGAATTTCGCCGCACCATATTGGCGGTAATTTAACGGGAGATATTTTATATGAGAATAATTCAATTTTAGAGCTTTCTGTGAGAGAGCGATCGCAGTATATCGGCACGATTTTACAAAATGTCGAAACCCAAATTTTTACCGATAAAGTAATAGAGGAGATAATTTTCGGCTTAGAAAATCTCAGTATATCTCCAGAGATTATATCACAGTTAGCTCATCAAAAACTACAAGAATTTGGTTTGCTACCCCAGGGAAACTGGTTAATTAACCAACTTTCCGCCGGACAAAAGCAACGTTTAATCATTGCTTGCGTTTTGGCGATGAATCAGCCAGTGCTTTTACTAGATGAACCTTTTGCTTATCTAGACCGTGCAGGGAGTGAATTATTAAAGCAATTACTCGTCGAGCGATCGCATCAAGGACAAGCTGTGTTACTAATAGAACATAGGCGGGATTTAGTCACAGATATTTGCGATCGCGCATATTATTTTGATAATGGTAAACTGAAATCAGAAATACCCCCAACTTTTTTTCCTGATATTTCCGTTAGTGAATCACCTACTTTATCTAACATCATCCTGCAAACACATCAACTTAGTTGGGGGGGATATCCACAATTTCCCGATTTACAATTACATAGCGGCGAAATTCTCTTACTTCAAGGTGAAAATGGCTGTGGAAAAACCACCCTTCTTAAATTACTAAGTGGGTTAATTAAACCAACCACAGGCAACATCGAAATTTGTGGACAAAGTATTCTCAAAAAGAGTGTTGTCCAAATAGCTAAGAATATAGGATTTGTGCTGCAAAATCCCAATCATCAATTATTTGCTGAAACTGTCTATCAAGAAGTCATACAACCAAATGTTTCCCTTCAAATAGCAGAAGAACTTTTAGAAAATTTGAATTTAAAAGCTTTGAGTCAATCCCATCCCCAATCTCTGTCGCAAGGACAAAAAAGACGATTAGCTTTAGCCGCAGTATTAGCTAGAATGCCAAAGATATGCCTACTCGATGAAATTACTGTCGGACAAGACCCTAAATCATTAGCGTTGATGTTACAAGTTTTAATTAATTTTACTCAAAAAGCAGGAGCTTTAATTCTCACCAGTCATGACCCACAAGTTGCTAAATATCTTCAAGCTAAAACTTGTCAATTATTCCCTTTCCACCCTCTTAAAAAATGTTTGTGA
- a CDS encoding energy-coupling factor transporter transmembrane component T family protein — translation MLITKSVVHRESFLVRINPLLKIAFTAIAVSIALALRDLLAASLLVGFLLIFLFLSVRINFKTLVLAILGLMLFTTLAAWTLGDFRAAIINSLRLLAIILPTPLLSATTLPGDLIKALQAIRLPAFLVLGIMLTWRFLPILYQEAQRIIEANQLRGVDLPRQPQRWFNSLFVPLIFRIVTYADDVTVGLETRGYNPNFPRTQAQPLRWRLEDTIFTVGATLLLIIVGWLQW, via the coding sequence ATGTTGATAACTAAATCGGTGGTGCATAGGGAAAGTTTTTTAGTCAGGATAAATCCCTTATTAAAAATTGCTTTCACTGCGATTGCAGTTAGTATTGCATTGGCTTTACGTGATTTATTGGCTGCATCTTTACTGGTGGGATTTTTGTTAATTTTCTTATTTTTATCTGTGCGAATTAATTTCAAAACTTTAGTCTTGGCAATTTTAGGTTTAATGTTATTTACAACCTTAGCAGCATGGACTCTAGGAGATTTTCGCGCAGCTATCATTAACTCCTTGAGACTGTTAGCAATTATATTACCTACCCCGTTACTCTCAGCCACCACGTTACCTGGGGATTTAATTAAGGCTTTACAAGCAATACGTTTACCCGCTTTTTTGGTATTAGGAATTATGCTAACTTGGCGATTTCTTCCTATTCTTTATCAAGAAGCACAACGGATTATCGAAGCTAATCAATTACGGGGAGTTGATTTACCGCGTCAACCCCAACGCTGGTTTAACAGTTTATTTGTCCCCCTAATTTTTCGCATTGTCACTTATGCTGATGATGTTACTGTTGGTTTAGAAACTAGAGGTTATAATCCCAATTTTCCCAGAACTCAAGCTCAACCTCTGCGATGGCGACTGGAAGATACTATCTTTACAGTGGGTGCAACGTTGCTACTAATAATTGTTGGATGGTTGCAGTGGTGA
- a CDS encoding TonB-dependent receptor domain-containing protein, translating into MQRLTTFSNLAIASTILFINQPAWANINQITNVVVYETDDGIELSLESNNGMSSVSTSTEDKNFIADIANTQLRLQSGGDFTIQNPAPGITQITVTSPDANSVRVIVTGESAPPVVKVEQKDQEFLLFIATTAASTTTGEAPPTETPETTDSKSPPDTDIELVITANRRSTPLENTPATVEIKTREELQREQPLNRTVGEALQTLPGIVINRLGLLSGSANIRGLTGERIGVLVDGERLPNLEFGPDLGSVDPFRVQRLEVLKGPASSIYGADAFGGVINIITTTPQPDAPLQARAYVYGGGFAEYGGNLEITGPNFVIGTSRRVAGDATDAAGNLIPPQGTAYEIFDIYGTGRIDLDANQRLELRFDRYRQDNADLNGFPSPPFIAAKNVFRDRDRYSLSYINENKDGGTSFNLRSYYQKSARRFDNATQVTVSIPPTFRPQTITTPSSTFTLTESYGFSGSADTPLGNAGNLIYGIDISQDNSISDNLINNTTGSLGTRNFYGAFVQSTYDLARNFTLAGGLRYDIFNFKESTGAENNTNAVTFNIGSIYRITNTLAARVNFAQGFRPPRLVDLFGSDNDRTFFAPTRGRVLADPNIKPERANNFDIGLNYSSNTFRAGVTYFRNDISDFIGFESITPPPPPRFGAPAASIRVANKDVLLQGIEFSASYLLTRNLTVEGNLTYVNGEDKSGTPLSQLEVSPLTALIRLLYDNNQFSGYLQSRFYGGQGTVLLSDNRVGNGSPAATVFDLAIGYKVTPSTQLTLSVENLFNAEYIYPTVNFPAPGTRVLAGIRADF; encoded by the coding sequence GTGCAAAGATTAACAACTTTTAGTAATCTAGCGATCGCCAGCACTATATTATTCATTAATCAACCAGCTTGGGCTAATATTAACCAAATAACTAATGTTGTTGTTTACGAAACCGATGATGGTATCGAATTAAGTCTTGAAAGCAATAACGGTATGTCATCAGTTTCTACATCAACTGAAGATAAAAATTTTATTGCTGATATTGCTAATACACAGTTACGTTTACAATCTGGTGGGGATTTTACTATCCAAAATCCAGCACCAGGAATTACGCAAATAACAGTGACTTCCCCCGATGCTAATAGTGTCAGGGTAATCGTAACCGGAGAATCCGCACCACCAGTTGTCAAAGTTGAACAAAAAGACCAAGAGTTTCTCCTGTTTATCGCCACCACAGCAGCATCAACAACCACAGGCGAAGCCCCACCTACCGAGACACCAGAAACCACAGACTCAAAATCACCACCGGACACAGATATTGAACTGGTAATTACTGCTAACCGTCGCAGCACACCCTTAGAAAATACTCCAGCAACGGTAGAGATTAAAACACGAGAAGAACTGCAACGGGAACAACCTTTAAATCGGACTGTGGGGGAAGCCTTACAAACTTTACCAGGAATTGTGATTAATCGCCTGGGTTTATTGAGTGGTTCGGCTAACATTCGCGGTTTAACTGGTGAACGTATTGGGGTATTAGTAGATGGAGAACGTCTTCCCAATTTGGAATTTGGCCCAGACTTAGGGAGTGTAGACCCCTTCCGCGTCCAACGCTTAGAAGTTCTCAAAGGCCCAGCCTCATCAATATATGGTGCTGATGCTTTTGGTGGTGTGATTAACATTATTACCACCACACCCCAACCCGATGCACCATTACAAGCGCGGGCTTACGTCTATGGTGGTGGTTTTGCAGAGTACGGCGGAAACTTGGAAATTACAGGCCCCAATTTTGTCATTGGTACTTCTCGTCGAGTTGCGGGGGATGCTACAGATGCGGCGGGTAACTTAATTCCTCCCCAGGGGACTGCTTACGAAATTTTTGATATTTATGGGACAGGAAGAATTGATTTAGATGCAAACCAACGTTTAGAGCTACGTTTTGACCGCTATCGTCAGGATAACGCCGACTTAAACGGATTTCCTAGCCCACCGTTTATTGCAGCCAAGAACGTATTTAGAGACCGCGATCGCTATTCTCTCAGTTATATTAATGAAAATAAAGATGGTGGTACTAGCTTTAACTTACGCAGTTATTACCAAAAAAGTGCGCGTCGTTTCGACAATGCAACCCAAGTCACCGTTTCGATACCCCCCACCTTCCGACCACAGACTATTACCACACCCAGTTCTACTTTCACCCTCACCGAAAGTTACGGGTTTTCCGGTTCTGCTGATACACCCTTGGGAAATGCTGGCAATTTAATCTACGGTATTGATATCAGTCAAGATAATTCTATTTCTGACAACCTCATTAATAACACCACCGGGTCATTAGGAACACGCAACTTTTACGGTGCTTTTGTCCAGTCAACTTATGACCTAGCTAGAAATTTCACCCTGGCTGGTGGTCTACGCTACGATATTTTTAACTTTAAAGAAAGTACAGGTGCAGAAAACAACACTAACGCTGTCACTTTCAATATTGGGAGTATTTATCGGATAACTAATACTTTAGCCGCTAGAGTTAACTTCGCTCAAGGCTTCCGTCCCCCCAGGTTAGTAGACTTATTTGGGAGTGATAATGACAGAACTTTTTTTGCCCCAACTCGCGGTAGAGTCTTAGCAGACCCCAACATCAAACCTGAAAGAGCAAATAACTTTGATATTGGTTTAAATTACTCTAGTAATACATTTAGGGCTGGCGTAACTTATTTTCGCAACGACATTTCCGACTTCATCGGATTTGAAAGTATCACCCCCCCACCACCACCAAGATTTGGCGCACCTGCTGCGTCTATTCGCGTCGCCAATAAAGATGTTTTATTGCAAGGAATTGAATTTAGTGCGAGTTATTTGTTAACTCGTAACTTAACTGTGGAAGGGAATCTTACTTATGTAAATGGTGAAGATAAATCTGGTACACCCTTAAGTCAGTTAGAAGTATCTCCCTTAACAGCTTTAATACGTTTACTCTACGACAACAATCAATTTAGCGGTTATCTTCAATCGCGTTTTTATGGTGGTCAAGGAACTGTTCTATTATCTGATAATCGAGTCGGAAATGGTAGTCCGGCGGCGACGGTATTTGATTTAGCTATTGGCTATAAAGTGACACCCAGCACACAACTAACTTTAAGTGTAGAAAATTTATTTAATGCTGAATATATCTATCCCACTGTCAATTTTCCCGCGCCAGGAACTAGAGTTTTAGCAGGGATACGCGCTGACTTTTGA
- a CDS encoding VOC family protein: MAAEFRHVMLMVKDVPASVKFYSEGLGLPVKVASPGWGEIDANGTTIAFHSIEGDITTGSSPILSFHVDDIYSSISTLESLGATLEGRVREPSFGKVAAMRTPDGHLLSLLQPAAVGAATTH, from the coding sequence ATGGCAGCAGAATTTAGACACGTAATGTTAATGGTGAAAGATGTCCCTGCATCTGTAAAATTCTACAGCGAAGGATTAGGATTACCAGTAAAAGTTGCCAGTCCTGGTTGGGGTGAAATTGATGCTAACGGAACAACCATAGCCTTTCACTCAATCGAAGGCGATATTACCACTGGTTCATCACCAATTTTAAGTTTTCATGTTGATGATATCTATAGCAGTATCAGCACTTTAGAAAGCCTTGGTGCGACACTCGAAGGGCGTGTCCGCGAACCTTCCTTCGGCAAAGTCGCCGCTATGCGTACCCCCGATGGACATCTATTGAGTCTCTTACAACCTGCGGCGGTAGGTGCAGCAACTACGCATTAA